From Rhinoderma darwinii isolate aRhiDar2 unplaced genomic scaffold, aRhiDar2.hap1 Scaffold_129, whole genome shotgun sequence, the proteins below share one genomic window:
- the LOC142699101 gene encoding EGF domain-specific O-linked N-acetylglucosamine transferase-like, whose protein sequence is MSLPCFIRSIYQPGTYPTSCTITRIWPDPAVRTPTILLEAKNLEGAQEVFWRQADFGYVMERLAEAQVFCHPREQGDSLLAGSRHLLHCRATNLYLDLRNPRRPQDREF, encoded by the exons ATGTCTCTTCCCTGTTTTATCAGATCAATCTACCAGCCGGGCACTTACCCTACTTCTTGCACAATAACCAGGATATGGCCAGATCCTGCAGTCAGGACCCCCACTATCCTTTTAGA GGCAAAGAACTTGGAAGGCGCTCAAGAAGTATTTTGGAGACAGGCAGACTTTGGTTACGTTATGGAGCGTTTGGCTGAAGCACAAGTCTTCTGTCATCCACGTGAGCAG GGAGACTCTCTCTTGGCCGGTTCCCGCCACCTCCTGCACTGCCGAGCCACCAACCTTTATTTGGACTTACGAAATCCTAGACGACCACAAGACAG ggaattctga